From one Rosa rugosa chromosome 4, drRosRugo1.1, whole genome shotgun sequence genomic stretch:
- the LOC133744776 gene encoding receptor-like protein EIX2, whose translation MREIASFFHHSAASLLCMIMIMLFSMMSGRCIHSVLVGLLCLVIASAICCSSVGSSSILCMENERHGLLQFKQGLVDESNALTSWEKKKDCCKWRGIACNNQTGHVTRLDFSFRYFNYTEVPLRGEISPSLLELPYLNYLDLSYNDFGGMMIPKFIGSLSQLKELKLTAADFSGPVPPQLGNLSNLHTLDLSYNDFGGMIIPKFIGSLSQLKELKLAAADFSGPVPPQLGNLSNLHTLDLSYNDFEGMMIPKFIGSLSQLKELKLAYANFSGPVPPQLGNLSNLHTLDLCGTKVVSSENLEWLSHLSSLRYLKMSWLNLSEAVNWPQSLSKLTLLTELQLSSCDLPDVNLRSLSFINSSTSLQLLDLSLNHLNSSIFYWIANVSSNFVHIGLSSNNLKGPIPDVFTSMLSLVTLDLSWNKLEGGIPKGFQNLCSLESLGLAVNQLSENIEDSVKTLSCAENTLETLDLSDNLFWGSLPDLARFSKLRELYLFSNQLNGSVPESVGQLSSLETLLLSGNSLSGVITEAHFLNLSRLQSLAISNNHFSINLSSDWNPPFQLDWLEMSSCKVGPAFPKWILTQTNLTDLYLSNTGLSGSLPNKFWDLFSGLDWLDLSMNQIHGKLPNLSSTSLGLLNLSSNLFSGALPSFSPMLRDLYLSNNRFSGPLSSSCATQSPDLSYVDISKNLLSGELPNCWMQFQNLYLFNLGKNKLSGKIPSWLGNLQGIQVLRLHDNNFSGELPSLENCTRLLMVDLGNNKLSGKIPTWIGQSLPKLLTLRLRSNEFNGIIPSSLCGLAGIHVLDLSHNNISGGLPHCFNNITALANDTGVGEIVELVWKGIEIEFPNITSLRSIDISSNYLIGEIPPSIASMTELISLNLSRNKLTGKLPEDFGNMKMLESLDLSRNRISGRIPSGTQLQGFNASAYMGNHGLCGPPLTPNCSRDGATQADDNKEHDNDGLISLGFFISAVLGFVTGFWMVCGSLLLKTSWRYAYFRFLDNAKDWIYVKTAVYKAKMQRRLQR comes from the exons ATGAGAGAAATAGCTTCCTTTTTCCATCACTCTGCAGCATCATTGCTCtgcatgatcatgatcatgTTGTTCAGTATGATGAGTGGTAGGTGTATACATTCTGTTTTGGTTGGGCTTCTATGCCTGGTCATTGCTTCTGCTATTTGTTGTTCAAGTGTTGGAAGCTCCAGCATTCTGTGCATGGAGAATGAAAGACATGGTCTTCTCCAGTTCAAACAAGGCCTTGTGGATGAGTCCAATGCTCTTACTTCttgggaaaagaagaaagattgCTGCAAGTGGAGAGGAATAGCGTGCAACAACCAAACAGGTCATGTCACAAGACTTGATTTCTCCTTTAGATATTTCAATTATACAGAAGTTCCTTTAAGAGGTGAAATTAGTCCTTCACTACTTGAATTGCCATATCTAAATTACTTGGACCTCAGTTATAATGATTTTGGAGGAATGATGATTCCCAAGTTCATTGGCTCTTTGAGTCAATTGAAAGAACTCAAACTTACAGCTGCTGATTTCAGTGGACCTGTTCCTCCCCAACTTGGAAACCTCTCTAACTTGCACACTCTTGATCTTTCCTACAATGATTTTGGAGGAATGATCATTCCCAAGTTCATTGGCTCTTTGAGTCAATTGAAGGAACTCAAACTTGCAGCTGCTGATTTCAGTGGACCTGTTCCTCCCCAACTTGGAAACCTCTCTAATTTGCACACTCTTGATCTTTCCTACAATGATTTTGAAGGAATGATGATTCCCAAATTCATTGGCTCTCTGAGTCAATTGAAAGAACTCAAACTTGCATATGCTAATTTCAGTGGACCTGTTCCTCCCCAACTTGGAAACCTTTCTAATTTGCACACTCTTGATCTTTGCGGTACCAAAGTTGTTAGTTCAGAAAATCTTGAGTGGTTATCTCATCTTTCTTCCTTGAGATACCTGAAAATGTCATGGCTGAATTTGTCTGAGGCTGTGAATTGGCCACAATCTTTAAGCAAACTCACTTTACTGACAGAGCTTCAGTTATCTTCCTGTGATCTTCCTGATGTCAATCTAAGATCACTTTCCTTTATTAATTCTTCCACCTCTCTTCAACTGCTTGACCTCTCTCTCAATCATCTTAATTCTTCAATATTTTATTGGATAGCCAATGTCAGCAGCAACTTTGTCCATATTGGTCTCTCTTCCAACAATCTTAAAGGTCCTATCCCAGATGTCTTCACAAGCATGCTTTCTCTAGTAACACTAGATCTGTCTTGGAATAAACTTGAAGGTGGGATACCAAAAGGCTTTCAAAACTTATGCAGCTTAGAGTCTTTGGGATTAGCTGTAAACCAATTGTCTGAAAACATTGAGGACTCTGTTAAAACCTTGTCTTGTGCTGAGAACACACTTGAGACCTTGGACTTGAGTGATAACCTGTTTTGGGGGTCGTTGCCGGATTTGGCACGTTTTTCAAAGTTGAGAGAGTTATATCTTTTCAGCAATCAACTAAATGGGTCTGTACCCGAGAGTGTCGGGCAACTCTCTAGCCTTGAAACATTGTTACTCTCCGGGAATTCTTTGAGTGGTGTCATAACAGAAGCCCACTTTTTGAACCTCTCTCGTTTACAGTCTCTAGCCATTTCTAATAACCATTTCTCTATCAACCTGAGCTCTGATTGGAATCCACCATTTCAACTTGATTGGTTAGAGATGTCCTCTTGCAAGGTGGGCCCAGCTTTTCCCAAGTGGATTCTAACGCAGACAAATCTTACTGATCTTTATCTCTCTAATACTGGACTATCAGGATCATTACCTAATAAGTTTTGGGATCTATTTTCTGGCTTAGATTGGCTAGATCTCTCTATGAACCAAATCCATGGAAAACTGCCGAATCTGTCATCGACAAGCTTGGGTCTTCTCAACTTGTCTTCTAATCTATTTTCTGGCGCATTGCCATCATTTTCTCCTATGCTTAGGGATTTGTATCTCTCGAATAATAGGTTTTCAGGACCTTTGTCTTCCTCATGTGCAACGCAGTCTCCAGATTTAAGTTATGTTGACATTTCTAAGAACCTATTGTCTGGGGAGCTTCCTAATTGTTGGATGCAATTTCAAAATTTGTATCTATTCAATTTGGGAAAGAATAAATTATCTGGAAAAATACCAAGCTGGTTAGGCAATCTACAGGGAATTCAGGTATTGCGTTTACATGATAACAACTTTTCAGGAGAATTGCCTTCTTTAGAGAACTGTACCCGATTATTGATGGTTGACCTTGGCAACAATAAGTTGTCAGGAAAGATACCAACATGGATTGGCCAAAGCCTACCAAAATTGTTGACTCTACGCTTACGGTCAAATGAGTTTAATGGAATCATACCCTCCTCCCTGTGCGGTCTAGCTGGCATTCATGTTTTGGACCTCTCTCACAACAATATTTCAGGAGGCTTGCCACATTGCTTCAATAACATAACCGCATTGGCTAATGATACTGGAGTTGGTGAAATTGTGGAACTTGTGTGGAAAGGAATAGAAATTGAGTTTCCcaatattacaagtttgagaaGCATTGACATTTCAAGCAACTATTTGATTGGGGAAATTCCGCCAAGTATAGCAAGTATGACAGAGTTGATTTCTCTGAACCTGTCTAGAAACAAATTGACGGGAAAGCTTCCTGAAGactttggtaacatgaagatGTTGGAATCTCTTGATTTGTCAAGAAACCGGATATCTG GAAGAATTCCATCAGGCACCCAACTTCAGGGTTTTAATGCTTCTGCATATATGGGAAATCATGGACTTTGTGGACCACCGCTGACACCAAATTGCTCACGAGATGGAGCAACTCAAGCTGATGATAACAAAGAACATGATAATGATGGTCTCATAAGCCTGGGCTTTTTTATCAGTGCTGTGCTGGGATTCGTCACTGGATTTTGGATGGTCTGCGGCAGTTTACTGCTTAAGACTTCTTGGAGATATGCTTATTTCAGATTCCTGGACAATGCAAAAGATTGGATTTATGTCAAAACCGCTGTGTACAAGGCAAAAATGCAAAGGAGACTTCAAAGATAA
- the LOC133706713 gene encoding probable serine/threonine-protein kinase PBL19 produces MKCFFPFKSKNKQKESKSAPDLRNKSDSLTPVLDRASKSLPSPRSIPELYKEKEQNLKVFSLQELRDSTNGFSRLQKLGEGGFGSVYKGIIKPKNGKGSPILVAIKKLNPHSLQGHKEWLAEVQFLGVVNHPNLVKLLGYCSVDGERGIQRLLVYEYMPNRSLEDHLFNRALNPLPWITRLQIMLGAAQGLAYLHEGLEVQVIYRDFKSSNVLLDEDFKPKLSDFGLAREGPKGDRTHVSTAVVGTYGYAAPEYVETGHLSIHSDLWSFGVVLYEILTGRRVLERHRPTAEQKLLYWVRQYPADSKKFSMIIDPLLRDQYSINAARKIAKLADSCLNKNAKDRPTMNQVVEILKQAIEDSQKGTNSVNNNFGASGSKLGKKNPKFR; encoded by the exons ACAAAAGCGACTCCTTAACTCCGGTATTAGACCGTGCCTCGAAATCTTTACCTTCACCAAGAAGCATACCAGAATTGTACAAAGAGAAGGAGCAGAATTTGAAGGTTTTCTCACTCCAAGAGCTCAGGGATTCAACCAATGGCTTCAGCAGGTTGCAAAAGCTTGGGGAAGGGGGATTTGGGAGTGTGTATAAAGGAATAATCAAGCCCAAAAATGGCAAGGGAAGTCCAATCTTGGTTGCCATAAAAAAGTTGAATCCACATAGCTTACAG GGTCATAAAGAATGGCTTGCAGAGGTTCAATTTCTTGGTGTGGTAAATCACCCAAATCTGGTAAAGCTTCTAGGATATTGCTCTGTAGATGGAGAAAGAGGGATCCAACGGCTATTGGTATATGAATATATGCCTAATAGGAGCTTAGAGGATCATCTTTTCAACAGGGCTTTGAACCCTCTTCCTTGGATCACGAGGTTACAAATAATGCTTGGTGCTGCTCAAGGATTGGCTTATCTACACGAGGGACTGGAAGTCCAG GTGATATATCGAGATTTCAAATCCTCCAACGTGCTCTTGGATGAGGACTTTAAGCCGAAGCTCTCAGACTTCGGGCTTGCTAGAGAAGGGCCAAAGGGTGACCGTACTCATGTATCGACAGCA GTGGTAGGGACTTATGGATATGCTGCCCCAGAGTATGTCGAAACAGGCCATCTTTCCATCCATAGTGACTTATGGAGTTTTGGTGTGGTGCTGTATGAGATCCTCACTGGGAGGCGTGTCTTAGAAAGACACCGGCCAACAGCGGAGCAGAAGCTTCTTTATTGGGTTAGACAGTACCCTGCAGACAGTAAAAAGTTCAGCATGATAATAGATCCACTCCTAAGAGACCAGTATTCTATTAATGCAGCTCGAAAAATTGCCAAGTTGGCAGATAGCTGCCTGAACAAGAATGCAAAAGACCGGCCAACAATGAATCAGGTGGTAGAGATCTTGAAGCAAGCTATAGAAGATTCCCAAAAGGGTACCAACTCTGTAAATAACAATTTTGGGGCATCTGGGTCTAAATTGGGTAAAAAGAACCCCAAGTTTAGGTGA